One genomic segment of Impatiens glandulifera chromosome 6, dImpGla2.1, whole genome shotgun sequence includes these proteins:
- the LOC124943901 gene encoding LOB domain-containing protein 30-like, whose amino-acid sequence MSTETNSSARIIIRPCGACRYLRKKCLDNCIFAPYFDSDQGTANFASIHKIFGASNVTKLLTNIPIDKRPEAVRTLNYEAHARLQDPIYGCVSQIFGLQNQVINLQRENAWLQAQVARQPPPQHQPPQQQPQYSLSMSDYPLVGGATYDMAPLFEFDPNIGSSQQQDSWAANQQPFHDDHNTFAGALVGGDGDGDGGGGEELLMRNQRGRKRSAPSMPPRTH is encoded by the exons atgagCACCGAGACCAATTCCAGCGCCAGAATCATTATCAGACCATGCGGAGCCTGTAGATACTTACGAAAGAAATGCCTCGACAACTGCATATTCGCACCTTACTTTGATTCTGATCAAGGAACCGCCAATTTCGCGTCGATTCATAAGATATTCGGAGCAAGCAACGTTACAAAACTTCTAACGAATATTCCGATCGACAAACGGCCCGAGGCAGTTAGGACTTTAAATTATGAAGCTCATGCTCGTCTCCAAGATCCTATCTATGGTTGTGTATCTCAAATCTTTGGTCTCCAAAATCAG gtgaTCAATCTTCAACGAGAGAATGCGTGGTTGCAAGCCCAAGTAGCCAGGCAGCCGCCACCTCAGCACCAGCCACCTCAGCAACAGCCACAGTATTCTCTGTCCATGTCGGACTACCCTTTGGTTGGTGGTGCCACCTATGACATGGCACCTCTCTTTGAGTTTGATCCAAATATTGGATCATCTCAACAACAGGATTCATGGGCAGCCAATCAGCAGCCGTTCCATGATGATCACAACACTTTCGCCGGAGCTCTGGTGGGCGGCGACGGCGACGGCGACGGCGGTGGTGGAGAAGAGTTACTGATGAGGAATCAACGAGGAAGGAAAAGATCTGCCCCAAGCATGCCACCTCGCACTCATTga